One Pectobacterium colocasium DNA segment encodes these proteins:
- a CDS encoding winged helix-turn-helix transcriptional regulator: MSKRYDVYAQNCPTRMILDRVADKWTLLILNILVERPMRFNQLRRDVEGISQKVLSQTLKNLVRDGFVERTVFPTIPVTVEYASTQMGKTLAKPIAELTYWAEQNMDNVLLSQQKFDASANSTAEPL; encoded by the coding sequence ATGAGCAAACGTTATGATGTTTATGCACAAAACTGCCCGACCCGCATGATTTTGGATCGCGTGGCGGATAAATGGACGTTGCTGATCCTCAATATTTTGGTTGAGCGACCGATGCGCTTTAATCAGCTAAGACGCGACGTAGAAGGGATTTCACAAAAGGTATTGTCGCAAACGCTAAAAAATCTGGTGCGTGACGGCTTTGTTGAGCGAACCGTCTTTCCGACGATTCCCGTGACGGTGGAATACGCCTCGACTCAAATGGGGAAAACGCTGGCCAAGCCGATTGCCGAGCTCACGTATTGGGCAGAACAGAACATGGATAATGTGCTGTTATCTCAGCAAAAGTTTGATGCGTCGGCGAATAGTACGGCTGAACCGCTCTAA
- a CDS encoding DUF2502 domain-containing protein, translating into MFKPLVISALFMGMFAVMPAPEAKGASIDLMPGITLNIGERDRRGNYWDGYDWRSERWWQEHRGYHRGERNRHGYYWDGWRWRDARWWRESQRDRRDYDNRRFDPPRYVDDRGPRRGDWDRRGHERGNGYYRNGRGSFRD; encoded by the coding sequence ATGTTTAAGCCACTCGTCATCAGTGCCCTGTTTATGGGAATGTTTGCGGTTATGCCAGCACCAGAGGCTAAGGGGGCCAGCATTGATCTGATGCCCGGTATCACGTTGAATATTGGTGAACGTGACAGACGTGGTAATTACTGGGATGGCTATGACTGGCGCAGCGAGCGCTGGTGGCAGGAGCATCGGGGTTATCACCGTGGCGAACGTAATCGGCACGGTTACTATTGGGATGGCTGGCGTTGGCGCGATGCCCGCTGGTGGCGTGAGAGCCAGCGCGACAGGCGCGATTATGATAATCGCCGCTTTGATCCCCCTCGCTACGTTGACGATCGCGGGCCGCGTCGCGGTGATTGGGACCGACGCGGGCATGAGCGGGGGAATGGGTATTATCGCAATGGGCGGGGATCGTTTCGCGACTAG
- a CDS encoding bifunctional 2',3'-cyclic-nucleotide 2'-phosphodiesterase/3'-nucleotidase, whose amino-acid sequence MKHSLALSLLATLVATTVHAATVDLRVLETTDLHSNMMDFDYYKDTPTDKFGLVRTASLINAAREQATNSVLVDNGDLIQGSPLGDYMAAKGLKAGDVHPVYQAMNTLDYSVGNIGNHEFNYGLDYLHKALSGAKFPYVNANVLDAKTGKPLFTPYHIENKSVKDRDGKPHTLRIGYIGFVPPQVMVWDKANLTGKVTVEDITESAKKWVPEMRKQGADLVIVIPHSGLSAEPYKAMAENSVYYLSQVPGVDAIMFGHAHAVFPSNDFANIKGADIKQGTLNGIPAVMPGQWGDHLGVVDFTLNNDSGTWKVEQAKAEARPIYDKAQKKSLAAEDDKLVKELSDAHQNTREFVSKPIGKSADNMYSYLSLIQDDPTVQIVNNAQRAYVEHFIQGDPDLADLPVLSAAAPFKAGGRKNDPASYVEVEKGQLTFRNAADLYLYPNTLVVVKVNGQQVQEWLECSAGQFKQIDTSKREPQSLLNWDGFRTYNFDVIDGVNYQIDVTQPARYDSECALINDKAHRIKGLTFNGKPIDPKATFLIATNNYRAYGEKFAGTGEKYVAFASPDENRSVLAAYISAETQKSGEVKPQADNNWRLAPIVSDTPLDVRFETSPSEKAATFIKEKAQYPMTSIGNDETGFAVYRLDLQHAK is encoded by the coding sequence ATTGGCACTCAGCCTGCTTGCTACGCTGGTCGCCACGACCGTTCATGCCGCTACCGTTGATCTACGGGTATTGGAAACCACCGATCTGCACAGCAATATGATGGATTTCGACTACTACAAGGATACGCCAACCGATAAGTTTGGTCTGGTGCGTACCGCCAGCCTGATTAACGCCGCACGCGAACAGGCCACTAACAGCGTGCTGGTGGATAACGGCGATTTGATCCAGGGTAGTCCGTTGGGCGATTACATGGCCGCAAAAGGGCTGAAAGCCGGCGACGTGCACCCGGTTTATCAGGCGATGAACACGCTGGATTATTCCGTCGGCAACATCGGTAACCACGAATTCAACTATGGCCTGGACTACCTGCACAAGGCGCTGTCAGGCGCGAAATTCCCTTATGTGAACGCCAACGTGCTGGATGCCAAAACGGGTAAACCGCTGTTTACGCCTTATCACATTGAAAACAAGTCGGTTAAAGACCGCGACGGCAAACCGCATACCCTGCGCATCGGCTATATTGGCTTCGTCCCGCCACAGGTCATGGTGTGGGATAAAGCCAATTTAACAGGAAAGGTCACCGTGGAAGACATCACGGAGAGCGCCAAAAAATGGGTGCCGGAAATGCGTAAGCAAGGGGCCGATCTGGTCATTGTTATCCCCCATTCCGGCCTTTCTGCCGAGCCGTACAAAGCGATGGCGGAAAATTCTGTTTACTATCTCAGCCAGGTTCCGGGCGTTGACGCGATCATGTTTGGTCATGCTCACGCGGTTTTCCCCAGCAATGACTTTGCCAACATCAAGGGCGCTGACATCAAACAGGGAACGCTCAACGGCATCCCTGCGGTGATGCCAGGACAATGGGGTGACCATCTCGGCGTCGTCGATTTCACGTTGAATAACGACAGCGGCACATGGAAGGTGGAACAGGCGAAAGCGGAAGCCAGACCGATCTATGACAAAGCGCAGAAGAAATCACTGGCGGCGGAAGACGACAAGCTGGTGAAAGAGCTTTCCGATGCACACCAGAATACACGCGAGTTTGTCAGCAAACCGATCGGCAAATCCGCAGACAACATGTACAGCTACCTGTCGCTGATTCAGGACGATCCTACCGTGCAGATCGTCAACAATGCCCAGCGTGCCTATGTAGAACACTTTATTCAGGGCGATCCCGATCTGGCCGATTTGCCGGTACTTTCCGCCGCCGCACCGTTTAAAGCCGGTGGACGTAAAAACGATCCGGCCAGCTATGTCGAGGTAGAAAAAGGCCAGCTTACCTTCCGTAACGCTGCCGATTTGTATCTTTATCCAAACACGCTGGTCGTTGTGAAAGTGAACGGACAGCAGGTGCAGGAGTGGCTGGAATGCTCGGCGGGTCAGTTCAAACAAATCGACACCAGCAAGCGTGAGCCGCAATCGTTGCTCAACTGGGATGGCTTCCGCACGTATAACTTCGACGTGATCGACGGCGTCAACTACCAGATTGATGTGACGCAACCTGCCCGTTATGACAGCGAGTGCGCGTTAATCAACGATAAGGCACACCGTATTAAAGGACTGACGTTTAACGGTAAACCGATTGATCCCAAAGCAACCTTCCTGATCGCTACCAACAACTACCGCGCCTACGGCGAGAAATTTGCCGGTACGGGTGAGAAATACGTGGCCTTCGCCTCGCCGGATGAAAACCGCTCCGTTCTGGCGGCCTACATCAGCGCGGAAACGCAAAAGTCGGGAGAAGTGAAACCGCAGGCGGATAACAACTGGCGCCTGGCACCTATCGTCAGCGATACGCCACTGGATGTCCGTTTTGAAACGTCGCCGTCAGAGAAAGCCGCGACGTTTATCAAAGAGAAAGCCCAGTACCCGATGACGTCCATCGGTAATGATGAAACGGGCTTTGCGGTTTATCGCCTTGACCTTCAGCACGCCAAATAA
- a CDS encoding flavodoxin family protein — translation MSKAVVIYHSGYGHTQRLAHAVAEGANAELIAIDAEGNISDAEWEKLAAADAIIFGTPTYMGGPTWQFKKFADASSKAWFTRAWSNKVFGGFTNSASLNGDKQVTLIYLQTLASQHGGIWVSLNQLPSNAKAAKRDDLNNLGGSVGLLAQTPSDASADEVVAGDLATGKLYGQRIADIAAKLAN, via the coding sequence ATGTCAAAAGCAGTCGTTATTTATCATTCAGGCTATGGTCACACGCAACGTTTAGCTCATGCCGTCGCCGAGGGTGCCAACGCCGAACTGATTGCCATCGATGCGGAAGGAAACATCAGCGATGCAGAGTGGGAGAAACTCGCCGCCGCCGACGCGATTATCTTTGGTACGCCGACCTACATGGGTGGCCCGACCTGGCAGTTCAAGAAATTTGCGGATGCCAGCTCGAAAGCCTGGTTTACCCGTGCCTGGAGCAACAAGGTGTTTGGCGGTTTTACTAACAGCGCCAGCCTGAACGGGGACAAGCAGGTCACCCTGATTTATCTGCAAACGCTGGCTTCACAGCACGGCGGAATTTGGGTCAGCCTGAACCAACTGCCCTCCAATGCCAAAGCGGCAAAACGCGACGATTTGAATAACCTCGGTGGTTCCGTGGGTCTGCTGGCACAGACGCCGTCTGACGCCAGCGCAGATGAAGTGGTTGCCGGCGATCTGGCGACCGGTAAGCTGTATGGTCAACGCATCGCTGATATCGCTGCAAAACTGGCTAACTAG
- the ipdC gene encoding indolepyruvate decarboxylase has translation MSENYTVGDYLLDRLTQVGIQHLFGVPGDYNLHFLDHVIRHPDITWVGCANELNAAYAADGYARRRTAAALLTTFGVGELSAINGIAGSYAECLPVIHIAAAPSLASQRNGELLHHTLGDGDFSHFSRMAAEVTVAQASLTVENATTEIDRIIGEALSQHKPVYLFLPLDVAAAPIDAQPYPLAIPKPLRSDDALRAFTAAATAMLSEAKSVSLLADFLAQRAGVAGQIQRWLDKTPFPHATLLMGKGTLNEQHHNFTGTYAGRGSHEAIRAHIEDADVIISIGVRYTDTITTGFSHQISCEKNIDIQPTLARVGSQVFPSVPMSDAIAALEKITAPLAPRWDRSPITPPALLQSEHKGMLNQREFWQQIQHFLRPGDILVTDQGTSCFGAATLRLPRDCHFIVQPLWGSIGYSLPAAFGAQIAEPERRVVLLIGDGSLQLTVQELGSIIRDRLNMVIVVLNNEGYTVERAIHGPEQRYNDIAAWNWTQLPAALGADDNEILCEQVRSPEALAQVLELVNAESRLSLIEVVLPRMDIPALLHTITQSIETRNTVQ, from the coding sequence ATGAGCGAAAACTATACGGTGGGCGATTACTTACTGGATCGCCTGACACAAGTTGGTATTCAGCATCTCTTCGGCGTGCCGGGCGATTACAATCTGCATTTTCTCGACCACGTTATCAGGCACCCGGATATCACCTGGGTGGGTTGTGCGAACGAATTAAACGCCGCTTACGCCGCCGATGGCTATGCACGACGTCGTACAGCGGCGGCGCTGCTCACCACCTTCGGCGTGGGGGAACTCAGCGCAATTAACGGCATTGCGGGCAGCTACGCGGAATGCCTCCCCGTTATTCACATTGCCGCCGCGCCCAGTCTCGCTTCACAACGCAACGGTGAATTACTCCACCATACATTAGGCGACGGCGATTTCAGTCACTTTTCCCGCATGGCGGCCGAAGTCACTGTCGCACAGGCCAGCCTCACCGTCGAAAACGCCACCACAGAGATTGATAGGATTATTGGAGAAGCACTTTCTCAGCACAAACCGGTATATCTGTTTCTGCCATTGGACGTGGCTGCGGCACCGATCGACGCGCAACCGTACCCACTCGCGATCCCTAAACCCTTGCGCTCTGACGATGCTCTACGAGCCTTTACCGCAGCCGCCACAGCGATGCTCAGCGAGGCAAAATCGGTCTCACTGCTGGCCGACTTTCTGGCGCAGCGTGCTGGCGTCGCTGGGCAAATTCAACGCTGGCTCGATAAAACACCGTTCCCACACGCTACGTTGCTAATGGGGAAAGGCACATTAAACGAACAGCACCATAACTTTACTGGCACCTACGCGGGTCGCGGCAGTCACGAAGCGATCCGGGCACACATCGAAGACGCTGATGTTATCATTAGCATCGGCGTACGCTATACCGATACGATTACCACTGGCTTCAGCCACCAGATTTCCTGCGAAAAAAACATCGATATCCAGCCAACATTGGCTCGTGTCGGCAGTCAGGTTTTTCCTTCTGTTCCAATGTCGGATGCTATCGCCGCGTTGGAAAAAATCACCGCGCCGCTCGCGCCCCGCTGGGATCGCAGCCCCATTACGCCTCCGGCTTTACTGCAATCAGAGCATAAAGGCATGCTCAACCAGCGCGAGTTTTGGCAACAGATACAGCATTTCCTCCGCCCTGGCGATATTCTCGTGACGGATCAAGGAACCTCCTGTTTTGGGGCCGCAACACTCCGACTGCCGAGGGACTGTCATTTCATCGTTCAGCCACTGTGGGGCTCGATAGGCTACTCTCTGCCAGCCGCATTCGGCGCACAAATTGCCGAACCAGAACGGCGCGTGGTGCTATTGATCGGCGACGGCTCACTTCAGCTCACCGTACAGGAACTTGGCTCTATCATTCGGGATCGCTTGAACATGGTCATTGTGGTGCTGAATAACGAGGGCTACACCGTCGAACGGGCGATTCACGGCCCTGAGCAGCGCTACAATGATATCGCCGCCTGGAACTGGACGCAGCTTCCCGCCGCGCTAGGCGCGGATGACAACGAGATACTCTGCGAACAGGTGCGCTCACCGGAAGCTCTCGCCCAGGTGCTTGAACTCGTGAACGCAGAATCTCGCTTGTCGCTTATAGAGGTTGTGTTGCCGAGAATGGATATACCCGCGCTTTTACACACCATCACGCAGTCGATTGAGACCCGCAATACCGTGCAATAG